In Vicia villosa cultivar HV-30 ecotype Madison, WI unplaced genomic scaffold, Vvil1.0 ctg.000637F_1_1, whole genome shotgun sequence, one genomic interval encodes:
- the LOC131630039 gene encoding heat shock 70 kDa protein 4-like, translating into MAKKYEGPAIGIDLGTTYSCVAVWQDQNNRAEIINDDQGNRTIPSFVAFTNAQRLIGEAAKYQAASNASNTIYDAKRLIGRKYSDIITQNDILLWPFKVIAGNDDNPVILVNYKGEEKRFSAEEISSMVLTKMREIAEKFLESPVKNAVITVPAYFTDSQRKATKDAGAIAGLNVMRIINEPTAAALAYGLQKRANCVEERTIFIFDLGGGTFDVSLLTIKNNVFKVKATAGDTHLGGEDFDNRMVNHFVEEFKRKHKKDISGNPGSLRRLRTSCERAKRTLSFAFVTTIDVVALFEGIDLYSSITRAKFEEINMDLFEKCMEIVKKCFLDTGMDKNSVDDVVLIGGSSRIPKLQQLLQDFFKGKDLCMSINPDEAVAYGAAVQAALLIDGIKNISDMVLQDVTPLSLGTSVDEDIMDVIIPKNTSIPVIKSKNYKTVYDNQSCVLVDVYEGERMNASNNNLLGSFDFSVPPAPQGHIPIKVHFSIDGDGILNVSAEEETSGNRKDITVTNENGRLSSKEIERMIQEAENFKAEDMKHEQKVKAKNDLNDYLCQVRKVIADNDVSSMISPVDKLKIYTAVVKGQKLLDGNKNEEANVFVEFLKDLESMVDSALYKITNGV; encoded by the exons ATGGCCAAAAAATATGAGGGACCTGCAATTGGAATCGACCTTGGCACGACCTATTCATGTGTCGCTGTATGGCAGGACCAAAACAATAGAGCTGAGATCATAAACGATGATCAAGGAAACAGAACAATACCTTCTTTTGTTGCATTTACTAATGCTCAAAGATTGATAGGTGAAGCTGCCAAATATCAGGCCGCCTCCAATGCTTCAAACACTATTTATG ATGCAAAGAGATTAATTGGAAGAAAATACAGTGATATCATTACTCAGAATGATATTCTATTGTGGCCCTTTAAGGTCATCGCCGGTAATGATGACAACCCCGTGATTCTTGTTAACTACAAGGGTGAAGAAAAGCGTTTTTCTGCTGAAGAAATATCATCTATGGTTCTCACAAAAATGAGGGAGATTGCAGAGAAGTTTTTGGAGTCACCTGTTAAAAATGCAGTGATTACTGTTCCAGCGTATTTCACTGATTCTCAGCGGAAAGCCACAAAAGATGCGGGTGCCATTGCCGGCTTGAATGTAATGCGGATAATCAATGAACCAACTGCGGCGGCTCTTGCATATGGCCTTCAAAAGAGAGCTAATTGTGTTGAAGAGAGAACTATTTTCATCTTTGATCTTGGTGGTGGAACTTTTGATGTGTCTCTCCTTACTATTAAGAATAATGTCTTTAAAGTTAAGGCTACTGCTGGAGATACTCATCTCGGAGGAGAGGACTTTGATAACAGAATGGTGAACCACTTTGTAGAGGAGTTCAAGAGGAAGCACAAGAAGGACATTAGTGGGAATCCAGGATCATTGAGGAGATTGCGAACTAGCTGCGAGAGGGCGAAAAGGACTCTTTCATTTGCTTTTGTCACTACTATTGATGTAGTAGCTTTATTTGAAGGCATTGATTTGTATTCATCTATCACTCGAGCAAAGTTTGAGGAAATCAACATGGATCTCTTTGAAAAGTGCATGGAAATTGTCAAGAAGTGCTTTTTGGATACTGGAATGGACAAGAATAGTGTAGATGATGTTGTCCTTATTGGAGGCTCATCTAGAATCCCCAAATTGCAACAGCTTTTACAAGACTTTTTTAAGGGTAAGGATTTGTGCATGAGCATCAACCCCGATGAAGCCGTTGCTTATGGTGCTGCAGTCCAGGCTGCTTTGTTGATCGATGGCATTAAGAATATTTCAGACATGGTGTTGCAAGATGTTACCCCGTTGTCTCTCGGTACTTCAGTAGATGAAGATATCATGGATGTTATAATTCCAAAAAACACTTCCATTCCTGTCATTAAGTCTAAAAACTATAAAACAGTTTATGATAATCAATCCTGCGTCTTGGTTGATGTCTATGAGGGTGAGAGAATGAATGCCAGTAATAACAACTTGCTaggttcatttgatttttcagttCCTCCTGCTCCTCAAGGCCATATTCCTATCAAAGTACACTTTTCTATAGATGGTGATGGTATATTAAATGTATCTGCAGAGGAAGAAACCAGTGGTAATAGAAAAGATATTACAGTAACTAATGAAAATGGAAGACTCTCTAGCAAAGAAATTGAGAGAATGATTCAAGAAGCTGAGAATTTTAAGGCCGAAGATATGAAACATGAGCAGAAAGTTAAAGCAAAAAATGACTTGAATGATTATCTTTGCCAAGTGAGGAAAGTAATTGCTGATAATGATGTTAGTTCTATGATTTCTCCTGTTGACAAGTTGAAGATCTATACTGCTGTTGTGAAGGGCCAAAAATTGTTGGATGGCAATAAGAATGAAGAAGCCAATGTGTTTGTTGAGTTTTTGAAGGATTTAGAGAGCATGGTTGATTCTGCTTTGTACAAGATCACAAATGGAGTTTGA